One window of Planktothrix sp. FACHB-1365 genomic DNA carries:
- a CDS encoding iron-sulfur cluster assembly accessory protein — MISLSPAATREVLRLKSKQNHPHVLFRLGVQKGGCCDWSYTMGFDHQRQSSDVVYQFPEIEIVIASENLKYLENLTIDYSEDLMGGGFRFQNPNASQSCSCSYSFVPQT; from the coding sequence ATGATTTCTCTCAGTCCAGCAGCAACTCGTGAGGTTCTGCGCCTTAAGTCCAAGCAAAATCATCCTCATGTCCTCTTTCGTCTTGGAGTTCAAAAGGGAGGCTGCTGCGACTGGTCTTATACAATGGGATTTGATCACCAACGCCAGTCGAGTGATGTCGTTTATCAATTCCCTGAGATTGAAATTGTGATTGCCTCGGAAAATTTAAAGTACCTAGAAAACTTAACCATTGACTATTCTGAAGATTTAATGGGGGGTGGGTTTCGCTTCCAAAACCCCAACGCCTCCCAAAGCTGTAGTTGTAGCTATTCTTTTGTTCCTCAAACCTAG
- a CDS encoding cupin domain-containing protein: MVAVKESVENSKPSIENIPTVCNATTELRPWGSFTTLEEGPGYKIKRIEVKPGHRLSLQMHHHRSEHWIVVAGTARVVCGDCEEILFSNQSTYVPQCMSHRLENPGVIPLVLIEVQNGEYLGEDDIIRFQDDYSRTPA, from the coding sequence ATGGTAGCAGTCAAGGAAAGTGTTGAAAATTCTAAACCCTCCATCGAGAATATCCCGACTGTATGTAATGCCACAACAGAATTGAGACCTTGGGGTTCATTTACGACACTCGAAGAAGGGCCAGGATATAAAATTAAGCGCATTGAAGTCAAACCCGGTCATCGGCTGAGTTTACAAATGCACCATCATCGTAGTGAACACTGGATTGTTGTGGCAGGAACTGCTAGGGTTGTTTGTGGGGATTGTGAAGAAATTTTATTCTCCAACCAGTCCACTTATGTTCCTCAATGTATGTCTCACCGCTTGGAAAACCCCGGTGTTATTCCCCTTGTCTTAATCGAAGTCCAGAACGGGGAATACTTGGGAGAGGATGATATTATCCGATTCCAAGATGACTATTCTCGTACACCTGCGTAG
- a CDS encoding phosphodiester glycosidase family protein, whose protein sequence is MLNFNLNQPQKNLILLLSIIGFSAFPINTIAVPKTNDASQSGNIIELNNHLINIPWRIESTNRNSMNSVQISDIGLMQNMGIHLLDTNNSFQQPIQWFSDSVILSTQYIRPYRYLDLSNLPQTSQWKIQLDGTALKITTPPSTIQSISFEPLSLETESSPKLSNFIPQKIIIELDKPTFWQQPIPDIQKRSPSPSPQPSPPTLTDDPTIQNQPKPAQTAPPTLQDWSLILEAKANPQLLYNNTSNIKLQSQNSQTRLQFSVPPGWRPVVTSLDSPYRLIIEPKPDFLQSKNILWQPGIRWRQEYIEIPKTESSLGSLLNRIFKTPESSVERFPVYWLEVDLNQPNTSLIPILSNTNSRQGTSPLLAIAQKADVLAAINGGFFNRNNQYPLGAIRFNNNWLSSPILNRGAMAWGQDKPIIMNRLILRETITTDSGQTLPLQYLNSGYVEAGISRYTSDWGNSYTPINNQEKIIVVENNQITRHIDSPKSGSPAIPIPVQGYLLVVRSRPDLLNLLPIGTNLQLQSQTDPSDFQHYPNILGAGPLLIQNRQIVLDAALERFNPAFQQQKAIRSAIAITANNTLLILAVHNRPTGSGPSLSELAQILQKLEAVTALNLDGGSSTSLYLGGYYLDRPFPTAAPVHNGLGIVINHQ, encoded by the coding sequence ATGCTTAATTTTAATCTAAATCAACCTCAAAAAAATCTAATTTTATTGTTAAGTATAATCGGGTTTAGTGCCTTCCCCATTAACACTATAGCTGTACCCAAAACAAACGATGCTTCACAATCTGGGAATATTATTGAACTGAATAACCATTTAATTAATATTCCTTGGAGAATTGAATCGACTAACAGAAACTCAATGAATTCTGTACAAATTAGTGATATTGGATTAATGCAGAATATGGGGATTCATCTACTCGATACTAATAATAGTTTTCAACAACCGATTCAATGGTTTTCTGATTCTGTCATTTTATCAACTCAATATATTCGTCCCTATCGCTATTTAGATTTATCAAATCTTCCTCAAACTTCTCAATGGAAAATTCAACTGGATGGAACAGCTTTAAAAATTACAACCCCACCCTCTACTATCCAATCTATCAGTTTTGAACCTTTATCTTTAGAAACAGAATCATCTCCAAAACTCTCTAACTTTATACCTCAAAAAATTATTATTGAACTCGATAAACCGACATTCTGGCAACAGCCTATTCCAGATATTCAAAAGCGATCGCCTTCTCCTTCTCCTCAACCTTCACCGCCTACTCTAACCGATGATCCCACGATTCAAAATCAACCTAAACCTGCTCAAACTGCTCCCCCAACTTTACAAGATTGGAGTTTAATTTTAGAGGCTAAGGCTAATCCTCAACTCTTATATAATAACACTTCTAATATAAAATTACAATCCCAAAATTCCCAAACTCGTCTGCAATTTAGTGTTCCTCCAGGTTGGCGACCTGTTGTAACAAGCTTAGACTCTCCCTATCGTTTAATTATAGAACCTAAACCCGATTTTTTACAGTCTAAAAATATTCTATGGCAACCGGGGATTAGGTGGAGACAGGAGTATATTGAAATCCCTAAAACAGAGAGTTCTTTAGGCTCTTTACTCAATCGAATTTTCAAGACTCCAGAATCATCAGTTGAGCGATTTCCGGTGTATTGGTTAGAAGTTGACTTAAATCAACCCAACACCAGTTTAATTCCTATTTTAAGTAATACTAATTCTCGGCAAGGCACTTCACCCTTATTAGCTATAGCTCAAAAAGCAGACGTTTTAGCAGCCATTAACGGAGGATTTTTTAATCGCAATAATCAATACCCTTTAGGTGCGATTCGGTTCAATAATAACTGGTTATCAAGTCCGATATTAAATCGAGGTGCTATGGCTTGGGGACAAGATAAACCGATCATTATGAATCGTTTAATCTTAAGAGAAACTATAACAACAGATTCGGGTCAAACTTTACCCCTACAATATCTCAATAGCGGTTATGTAGAAGCTGGAATTTCTCGTTATACTTCCGATTGGGGAAACAGTTATACTCCGATTAACAATCAAGAAAAAATTATTGTTGTTGAAAATAACCAAATTACTCGTCATATTGATTCCCCCAAATCGGGATCACCTGCTATTCCTATTCCAGTTCAGGGTTATTTATTAGTTGTCCGAAGTCGTCCTGATTTATTAAATCTATTACCCATCGGAACTAATTTACAATTACAAAGTCAAACTGACCCCTCAGACTTTCAACATTATCCTAATATTTTAGGTGCAGGGCCGTTATTAATTCAAAATCGTCAAATTGTTTTAGATGCAGCCTTAGAACGATTTAATCCTGCCTTTCAACAGCAAAAAGCCATCCGCAGCGCAATTGCAATTACCGCTAATAATACTTTACTTATACTAGCCGTTCATAACCGTCCCACTGGTTCTGGCCCTAGTTTATCCGAACTTGCTCAAATTCTTCAAAAATTAGAAGCTGTTACCGCTTTAAATTTAGACGGAGGAAGTTCTACCAGTCTCTATTTAGGAGGATACTATTTAGACCGTCCTTTCCCAACCGCCGCACCTGTTCATAATGGTTTAGGAATTGTCATTAATCATCAATAG
- a CDS encoding RNA-guided endonuclease TnpB family protein, protein MLVLEFKVRAALQQRKAIDEAIRTSQFIQNKCLRYWMDNKGVNKYDLNKYCRVLAHDFKFANELNSQARQSSAERAWSAIARFYDNCKRKVPGKKGFPKFKKNCRSVEYKTTGWQLNLETRKAITFTDKKGIGRLRLVGSYDLHFYQPEQIKRVRLVRRADGYYCQFLISINVQIKTEPTNKTIGLDVGLSAFYTDDQGNKVDHPKFLRKGEKKIKRLQRQLSRKQKGSNNRKKARQRLSKAHLKISRQRKEFSKRVAYSVIQSNDLVAYVGVACAKRIDLKIKNLVKNHCLAKSISDAAWYQFRIWLEYFGRKYGKITIAVPPQYTSQNCSSCGKTVKKSLSTRTHFCGCGCQLERDENAAKNILRMGLSTAGHTGTFGLEPINALGELTSTLTGAILLGQVDSLNKESHLTSRSDVR, encoded by the coding sequence ATGTTAGTTTTAGAATTTAAAGTTAGAGCCGCATTGCAACAACGCAAGGCAATAGATGAAGCCATTCGTACATCCCAATTCATCCAAAACAAATGTTTAAGATATTGGATGGATAACAAAGGAGTCAATAAGTACGATCTGAACAAATATTGTCGTGTATTAGCTCATGACTTTAAATTCGCTAACGAGCTAAACTCTCAAGCGAGACAATCTAGCGCCGAGAGAGCATGGTCAGCTATCGCTCGATTCTACGACAATTGTAAACGGAAAGTTCCCGGCAAAAAAGGTTTCCCTAAATTCAAGAAAAATTGCCGTTCGGTTGAATACAAAACAACCGGATGGCAATTGAATTTAGAAACCCGTAAAGCCATTACCTTTACTGACAAGAAAGGGATTGGACGGTTACGGTTAGTAGGAAGCTATGATCTGCATTTCTATCAACCCGAACAAATTAAACGGGTGAGATTAGTTAGACGTGCAGATGGTTACTATTGTCAATTTCTGATTTCAATTAACGTTCAAATCAAGACTGAACCGACTAACAAAACAATCGGTTTAGATGTAGGGTTATCTGCTTTTTACACTGATGACCAAGGTAATAAAGTAGATCACCCCAAATTCTTAAGAAAAGGAGAGAAGAAAATTAAGCGGTTACAGAGACAACTTTCCCGTAAACAGAAAGGGTCTAATAACCGCAAAAAAGCCAGACAGCGATTATCTAAGGCTCATCTAAAAATCAGTCGGCAACGAAAAGAGTTTAGCAAGCGTGTTGCATACTCCGTCATCCAATCTAACGATTTGGTCGCCTACGTTGGCGTAGCCTGCGCGAAGCGCATAGATTTAAAGATTAAGAACTTAGTCAAAAATCATTGTCTAGCTAAATCAATTAGTGATGCAGCTTGGTATCAATTCCGAATTTGGTTGGAATATTTTGGTAGAAAATATGGCAAGATAACGATTGCTGTTCCTCCTCAATATACCTCTCAGAATTGTTCAAGCTGTGGAAAAACTGTGAAAAAATCCCTATCAACAAGAACCCATTTTTGTGGTTGTGGATGTCAGTTAGAGCGGGATGAAAACGCGGCAAAAAACATTTTAAGAATGGGATTAAGTACCGCAGGACATACGGGAACTTTCGGTTTAGAGCCGATAAACGCTTTGGGAGAATTGACCTCTACTTTAACGGGAGCAATCCTGTTAGGGCAAGTCGATTCGTTGAACAAAGAATCTCACCTTACATCGCGAAGCGATGTAAGGTGA
- the gltB gene encoding glutamate synthase large subunit: MSGNMGYPYGGQRWLVEERDACGVGFIANPSGGASHSIIQKALPALTCLEHRGGCSADQDSGDGAGMMTAIPWELLAPWFTERNIDILQEPECKFGVGMVFLPQDSDLAAKARSIIETDLQQEELVVVGWREVPVKSEVLGEQARENQPRIEQIIVYSGKGYTGDDLDRQLFLARRSSGVALEAQGLVWGENIYICSLSCRTIVYKGMVRSAILGEFYLDLINPAYKSNFAVYHRRFSTNTMPRWPLAQPMRLLGHNGEINTLLGNINWMRAREGVLSHPVWGERLKTLIPFVDAKNSDSANLDNVMELLVRTGRCPLEALMIMVPEAYKNQPNLKDLPEITDFYEYYSGIQEPWDGPALLVFSDGKQIGACLDRNGLRPARYCITKDGVIMVASEAGVVDIPEEEIQEKGRLGPGQMIAVDLSTHEVLKNWEIKQRVAHEHPYRDWLQQYRHDLEPQPFAAEKQLEPNDLLQQQTAFGYGAEDLDIQIADMASTGKEATFCMGDDIPLAVLSDKSHLLYDYFKQRFAQVTNPPIDPLRERIVMSLCMRLGKRGNLLDAKPEDARLFKIDSPLLNEAELEALHQSDFPTITLSTLYGLEGGPNGCAIALTRLCEKAAEAVDQGKEIIILSDKGLTAEQTYIPPLLAVGAVHHYLIKTGKRLNASIVVETAQCWNTHHFACLVGYGASAICPYMAWETVRHWWSTPLIQSNMESGKIPAITIEQAQKNYRKAVEDGLLKILSKMGISLLSSYQGAQIFEAIGIGEDLLDVGFRGTVSRVGGLTISELSQEVYQFHAKAFPLEAKKLENFGFVNAMKRGEYHLNNPEMTKLLHKAIRSTEGDGFDLYEIYRQFMENRPVTALRDLLDFNSDRNSIPLDEVEPVEDIVKRFCTGGMSLGALSPEAHEVLAIAMNRLGGKSNSGEGGEDPARFKIFNDVDENGISLSRPYLKGLQNGDSASSAIKQVASGRFGVTPEYLMSAQSIEIKIAQGAKPGEGGQLPGQKVSPYIAMLRRSKPGVTLISPPPHHDIYSIEDLAQLIFDLHQINPKATVSVKLVAEVGIGTIAAGVAKANADYIQISGHDGGTGASPLSSIKHAGGPWELGLTEVHRVLMGNKLRDRVRLRVDGGFKTGWDVVMGALMGAEEFGFGTIAMIAEGCVMARICHTNKCPVGVTSQQERLRERFPGTPGHVVNFFYFIAEEVRHILAALGYRKLVDLVGRSDLLKRRDNVNVAKTQHLNLEVLTQPPVSSDRNWLNHEPIHSNGPVLDDVLLEDVEIATAIQNQGTVTKTVRLVNTDRTVGTRIAGKIASLYGDKGFAGQINLNFTGSAGQSFGAFNLPGMKLTLTGEANDYVGKGMHGGEIIIKPPVAVTYNPSENVIIGNTCLYGATGGTLYAYGKAGERFAVRNSLGKAVIEGAGDHCCEYMTGGVVVVLGKVGRNVGAGQTGGLGYFLDEDGEFPEMVNPEIVKIQRVSTPMGEQQLKELIEQHAERTGSEKAKTILANWSEYLPKFWQVVPPSEKDSPEASVAELAVAI; this comes from the coding sequence ATGTCAGGGAATATGGGCTACCCCTATGGGGGTCAACGCTGGTTAGTTGAAGAAAGAGATGCTTGCGGGGTGGGTTTTATTGCCAACCCATCTGGGGGTGCAAGTCATTCTATAATTCAAAAAGCGTTACCAGCCTTAACTTGTTTAGAACATCGGGGGGGCTGTAGTGCAGACCAAGACTCCGGGGATGGTGCGGGAATGATGACCGCTATTCCTTGGGAATTGTTAGCGCCTTGGTTTACAGAACGAAATATTGATATTCTGCAAGAGCCGGAATGTAAATTTGGGGTGGGGATGGTGTTTTTACCCCAAGATAGTGATTTAGCAGCTAAAGCCCGTTCCATTATTGAAACTGACCTCCAACAAGAAGAATTAGTCGTAGTCGGTTGGCGAGAAGTTCCTGTAAAATCGGAAGTTTTGGGAGAACAAGCCAGAGAAAATCAACCCCGCATTGAACAAATTATTGTTTATTCGGGTAAGGGTTATACTGGGGATGATTTAGATCGACAATTGTTTTTAGCCCGTCGTTCCTCTGGAGTCGCCTTAGAAGCTCAGGGGTTAGTTTGGGGTGAGAATATTTATATTTGTTCTCTGTCTTGCCGTACCATTGTCTATAAAGGGATGGTGCGTTCAGCAATCTTAGGAGAATTTTATTTAGATTTAATTAACCCAGCTTATAAGAGCAATTTCGCCGTTTACCATCGACGCTTCAGTACGAATACGATGCCGCGCTGGCCCTTAGCTCAACCGATGCGACTGTTAGGGCATAATGGCGAAATTAATACCCTGTTGGGAAATATTAACTGGATGCGGGCTAGAGAAGGAGTTCTTTCTCATCCGGTTTGGGGCGAGCGCTTAAAAACTTTAATTCCCTTTGTCGATGCTAAAAATAGTGATTCGGCTAATTTAGATAATGTCATGGAGTTGCTGGTGAGAACCGGGCGCTGTCCGTTGGAAGCGCTGATGATTATGGTTCCCGAAGCGTATAAAAACCAGCCGAACCTGAAAGATTTGCCCGAAATTACCGATTTCTACGAATATTATAGCGGCATTCAAGAACCTTGGGATGGCCCTGCATTATTAGTGTTTAGTGATGGGAAACAAATTGGCGCCTGTTTAGACCGTAATGGGTTACGTCCGGCGCGCTATTGTATTACCAAAGATGGGGTGATTATGGTCGCCTCGGAAGCGGGGGTAGTGGATATCCCAGAAGAGGAGATTCAAGAAAAAGGCCGTTTAGGGCCAGGACAAATGATAGCGGTAGATTTAAGTACCCATGAAGTTCTCAAAAATTGGGAGATTAAACAACGGGTCGCCCATGAACACCCCTATCGAGACTGGTTACAACAATATCGTCACGACCTCGAACCCCAACCCTTTGCTGCGGAAAAACAATTAGAACCTAACGACCTCCTCCAACAGCAAACGGCTTTTGGTTATGGCGCGGAAGATTTAGATATCCAAATTGCGGATATGGCGAGTACCGGGAAGGAAGCAACCTTTTGTATGGGAGATGACATTCCCTTGGCGGTGCTATCTGATAAATCGCATTTGTTATATGACTACTTTAAGCAACGATTTGCTCAGGTAACAAACCCGCCTATTGACCCCTTACGGGAACGGATTGTCATGTCGTTGTGTATGCGGTTGGGGAAACGGGGGAATTTGTTAGACGCAAAACCTGAAGATGCTCGACTGTTTAAAATTGACTCTCCCCTGCTGAATGAGGCGGAATTAGAAGCTTTGCATCAGTCGGATTTTCCCACAATCACCCTCTCAACATTATATGGGTTAGAAGGTGGGCCAAATGGTTGTGCGATCGCCTTAACTCGACTGTGTGAAAAAGCCGCAGAAGCCGTTGATCAAGGGAAAGAGATCATTATTCTGTCCGATAAAGGATTAACCGCCGAACAAACCTATATTCCGCCGTTATTAGCGGTGGGGGCGGTTCACCACTATTTAATTAAAACTGGAAAACGCTTAAACGCTTCTATTGTGGTAGAAACAGCCCAATGCTGGAATACCCATCATTTCGCCTGTTTAGTGGGTTATGGGGCATCGGCGATTTGTCCTTATATGGCTTGGGAAACGGTACGCCATTGGTGGTCTACTCCCCTAATTCAGAGCAATATGGAAAGTGGGAAAATTCCTGCCATCACCATCGAACAAGCTCAGAAAAACTATCGTAAGGCGGTAGAAGATGGACTGCTCAAAATCCTATCCAAAATGGGAATCTCGCTGCTGTCGTCCTATCAAGGGGCACAAATCTTTGAAGCCATCGGTATTGGAGAAGATTTACTAGACGTTGGGTTCCGAGGTACGGTGTCGCGTGTGGGTGGGTTAACGATTTCTGAGTTAAGCCAAGAGGTGTATCAATTCCACGCCAAAGCCTTCCCCCTAGAAGCCAAAAAATTAGAAAACTTTGGGTTTGTCAATGCCATGAAGCGGGGTGAATATCACTTAAATAACCCTGAAATGACGAAATTGCTCCATAAAGCCATTCGTTCTACAGAGGGAGATGGATTTGATTTATATGAAATCTATCGTCAATTCATGGAAAACCGCCCGGTGACGGCGTTACGGGATTTGTTAGACTTTAATAGCGATCGCAATTCAATTCCTTTAGATGAGGTTGAACCCGTTGAAGACATTGTTAAACGCTTCTGTACCGGGGGGATGTCCTTGGGGGCTTTATCTCCAGAAGCCCATGAAGTGTTAGCCATCGCCATGAACCGCTTAGGGGGTAAATCTAACTCTGGGGAAGGTGGAGAAGACCCCGCCCGCTTTAAGATTTTTAATGATGTCGATGAAAATGGAATTTCCTTGAGTCGTCCTTATTTAAAAGGATTGCAAAATGGAGACAGCGCCAGTTCTGCCATTAAGCAAGTCGCATCGGGACGGTTTGGGGTGACACCAGAATATTTAATGAGTGCCCAGTCCATTGAGATTAAAATTGCTCAAGGGGCAAAACCCGGAGAAGGGGGACAATTACCCGGTCAAAAAGTCAGCCCTTATATTGCCATGTTGCGGCGCTCTAAACCCGGAGTGACATTAATTTCCCCTCCGCCTCACCATGATATTTATTCCATTGAAGACTTAGCCCAATTAATCTTTGATTTGCACCAAATTAACCCGAAAGCGACGGTTTCAGTAAAATTAGTCGCAGAAGTCGGAATTGGAACCATTGCAGCCGGGGTTGCTAAAGCGAACGCAGATTATATTCAAATTTCCGGTCACGATGGCGGGACGGGTGCGTCTCCCTTGTCTTCTATTAAACACGCGGGGGGCCCTTGGGAATTAGGGTTAACAGAAGTCCATCGGGTGTTAATGGGAAATAAACTCCGCGACCGGGTACGTTTGCGCGTTGATGGCGGTTTCAAAACCGGATGGGATGTGGTGATGGGAGCGTTAATGGGGGCTGAAGAGTTCGGCTTTGGAACCATTGCGATGATAGCGGAAGGCTGTGTAATGGCCCGTATTTGCCATACGAATAAATGTCCGGTGGGGGTGACATCTCAACAGGAACGTCTGCGAGAACGGTTCCCAGGAACTCCGGGTCATGTCGTTAACTTCTTCTATTTTATTGCTGAGGAAGTGCGCCATATTTTAGCGGCGTTGGGATATCGCAAATTAGTGGATTTAGTCGGACGGTCTGACTTGTTGAAACGTCGGGATAACGTCAATGTTGCCAAAACTCAACACCTGAATTTAGAGGTATTAACTCAACCTCCCGTCAGCAGCGATCGCAACTGGTTAAACCATGAACCAATCCATAGTAACGGCCCGGTTTTGGATGATGTGTTATTAGAAGATGTGGAAATTGCCACCGCCATTCAAAATCAAGGGACGGTGACAAAAACCGTGCGCTTGGTGAATACTGACCGGACAGTAGGAACCCGCATTGCAGGTAAAATTGCCTCGCTGTATGGCGATAAAGGCTTTGCAGGACAAATTAACCTTAATTTCACAGGTTCGGCGGGTCAAAGTTTTGGAGCGTTCAATTTACCCGGAATGAAGTTAACTTTAACCGGGGAAGCCAATGATTATGTCGGGAAGGGAATGCACGGGGGAGAGATTATTATTAAACCTCCGGTGGCTGTCACTTATAACCCCTCTGAGAATGTGATTATCGGGAATACCTGTTTATATGGGGCGACAGGTGGAACGTTATACGCCTACGGAAAAGCCGGAGAACGGTTTGCGGTGCGGAACTCCTTGGGTAAGGCTGTAATTGAAGGTGCTGGCGACCACTGTTGTGAATATATGACAGGCGGTGTGGTTGTGGTACTCGGTAAAGTCGGCCGGAATGTGGGTGCTGGACAAACGGGCGGCTTAGGCTATTTCCTC